The Mauremys reevesii isolate NIE-2019 linkage group 1, ASM1616193v1, whole genome shotgun sequence genome has a segment encoding these proteins:
- the LOC120404580 gene encoding olfactory receptor 52K2-like, producing MSDSNKTDFTNPSTFILLGIPGLETVHVWISIPFCTMYTIAILGNFTILFIVKMEPSLHRPMYYFLCMLAVTDLVLSTAAVPKMLSIFWFNSREIDFGACLTQMYFTVSLSVTQSGIFVAMALDRYVAICDPLRHSTTLTNPVVAKIGLAVVLRSAMVILPFPLLARQWPYCRTNIIPEPYCAHISVVKLACADTRVSSYYGLFVLFCVMGLDVIFIALSYTQILRAIFRLPTKDARLKTLGTCSSHLSVSLAFYIPGLLSSLMYRFGQNVAVHFHVPITNICLLLPPMLHPIIYGVMTRQIRDRLLRLFTHKGT from the coding sequence atgtcagattccaacaaaaccgatttcaccaacccctccaccttcatcctgctgggcattcctggcctggagacggtccatgtctggatctccatccccttctgcaccatgtacaccatagccatcttggggaacttcaccatcctatTCATCGTGAAGATGGAGCCGAGCCTCCAtaggcccatgtactatttcctctgcatgctggctgtcactgacctggtcctgtccacgGCCGCtgtgcccaaaatgctgagcatcttctggttcaattccagggagatcgatttcggtgcctgcctcacccagatgtactttacTGTCAGCTTGTCAGTGACTCAGTCTGGGATCTTTGTGGCCATGGCTttggatcgctatgtggccatctgtgatcccctgagacattccaccacccTGACAAACCCCGTAGTGGCCAAGATTGGCCTGGCTGTGGTGCTGCGCAGCGCCATGGTCATACTGCCCTTTCCCTTGCTGGCGAGGCAGTGGCCATactgcagaaccaacatcattccCGAGCCGTACTGCGCACACATAtccgtggtgaagctggcctgcgccgacaCCCGCGTCAGTAGTTACTACGGCCTCTTTGTGCTATTCTGTGTGATGGGTCTGGATGTGATTTTTATTGCCttgtcctatacccagatcctcagggccatcttcaggcTCCCCACAAAAgatgcccggctcaagactttggggacctgcagctcccacctttcTGTCAGtttagccttttacatcccaggtctcctctcctccctcatgTACCGGTTTGGGCAGAATGTGGCCGTACATTTCCATGTTCCCATTACCAATATATGCCTCTTGCTGCCCCCCATGCTGcaccccatcatctacggggtgaTGACCAggcagatccgggacaggctgctccggctctttactcataaagggacctaa